The following proteins come from a genomic window of Pseudomonas sp. MAG733B:
- a CDS encoding calcium/sodium antiporter: MVELLSGLFLLIAGAELMVRAAVRLAARLHVRPLIIGLTIVALGSSAPQMAVSLQATLAHNADIAVGSVIGSSIFNILVTLGLSALIIPLRVSRQLVRLDIPLMIGASLLVFVLAWNEELTRADGVILLTALLVYLALLLRQSRHSVRPVSSHNHTGEAPWFSSLLMIVVGLAMLVYAGHLLLGAAVAVATDLGLSERIIGLTIVAVSTSLPELATSLIAALRGQREIAVGNVIGSNLFNLLGVLGLTALVAPSPLSVSPNALDFDLPVMLGVAALCLPVFYSGYRVTRAEGLLFLGLYLAYGLHVVSFTTGMPLAGKLEHLMLFFVLPALLAFLLFTSLRAWRRQHHKRELP; encoded by the coding sequence GTGGTCGAATTGCTCAGCGGGCTGTTCCTGCTGATTGCCGGCGCCGAATTGATGGTGCGCGCCGCGGTGCGCCTGGCAGCGCGGCTGCACGTTCGGCCGCTGATCATCGGCTTGACCATCGTCGCCCTCGGCAGCAGCGCACCGCAGATGGCCGTCAGCCTGCAAGCCACGTTGGCGCACAACGCCGACATCGCCGTCGGCAGCGTGATCGGCAGCAGCATTTTCAACATCCTCGTCACGCTCGGGTTATCGGCGCTGATCATTCCGCTGCGGGTTTCGCGGCAACTGGTGCGCCTGGATATTCCGCTAATGATTGGCGCCAGCCTGCTGGTGTTCGTCCTCGCCTGGAATGAAGAACTGACCCGCGCCGACGGCGTGATATTGCTGACGGCGCTGCTGGTGTATCTGGCGTTGTTGCTGCGCCAGTCGCGACATTCGGTGCGCCCGGTATCGAGTCACAACCACACCGGCGAAGCGCCGTGGTTCAGCAGCTTGCTGATGATCGTCGTCGGCCTGGCGATGTTGGTTTATGCAGGGCATTTACTGCTGGGCGCAGCGGTGGCGGTCGCCACTGATCTCGGACTGTCCGAGCGAATCATCGGCCTGACTATTGTCGCCGTCAGCACATCGCTGCCGGAGCTCGCCACTTCATTGATCGCTGCCTTGCGCGGTCAGCGAGAGATTGCCGTGGGCAACGTGATCGGCAGCAATTTGTTCAATCTTCTGGGGGTGCTGGGTTTGACTGCGCTGGTCGCGCCATCACCATTGTCGGTATCGCCCAATGCGCTGGATTTCGACTTGCCGGTGATGCTCGGCGTCGCGGCGTTGTGCCTGCCGGTGTTCTATTCCGGTTACCGGGTGACCCGCGCCGAAGGCCTGCTGTTTTTGGGTTTGTACCTGGCTTACGGCCTGCACGTGGTGTCGTTCACCACCGGCATGCCGCTGGCGGGCAAGCTTGAACACTTGATGCTGTTTTTCGTCCTGCCGGCGCTGTTGGCGTTCTTGCTGTTCACGTCGCTGCGCGCCTGGCGTCGCCAACACCATAAGAGGGAATTGCCATGA
- a CDS encoding septal ring lytic transglycosylase RlpA family protein: MKRLLGACALLSLLAGCASNDIVDPHGYDKTGVASYYGAKHQGKRTASGERFDKNSMTAAHRQLPFGTRVKVTNLNNDRSCVVRINDRGPHTRGRLIDLSHEAAERLGMLKSGTARVRVQALD, translated from the coding sequence ATGAAACGTCTACTCGGCGCCTGCGCCCTGCTCTCTCTGTTGGCCGGTTGCGCCAGCAACGACATCGTCGACCCGCACGGCTACGACAAAACCGGCGTTGCCTCGTATTACGGCGCCAAACACCAAGGCAAACGCACCGCCAGCGGCGAGCGTTTCGACAAGAATTCCATGACCGCCGCCCACCGCCAGCTACCCTTCGGCACACGGGTGAAGGTCACCAATCTGAACAACGACAGATCCTGCGTGGTGCGCATCAACGACCGCGGGCCGCATACTCGTGGCCGCCTGATCGATCTGTCCCATGAAGCCGCCGAACGCTTGGGCATGCTCAAGAGCGGCACCGCGCGGGTACGCGTGCAAGCCCTCGACTGA
- the gatB gene encoding Asp-tRNA(Asn)/Glu-tRNA(Gln) amidotransferase subunit GatB encodes MQWEVVIGLEIHTQLTTRSKIFSGSSTTFGSEPNTQASLIDLGMPGVLPVLNQEAVRMAVMFGLAIDAEIGQHNVFARKNYFYPDLPKGYQISQMELPIVGKGHLDIALEDGTVKRVGITRAHLEEDAGKSLHEEFSGASGIDLNRAGTPLLEIVSEPDMRSAKEAVAYVKAVHALVRYLGICDGNMAEGSLRCDCNVSIRPKGQVEFGTRCEIKNVNSFRFIEKAINSEIQRQIELIEDGGKVIQQTRLYDPNKDETRPMRSKEEANDYRYFPDPDLLPVVIENSFLDDVRATLPELPPQKRERFQEQFGLSVYDASVLATSREQADYFEKVASIGGDAKLAANWVMVELGSLLNKQGLDIEESPVSAELLGGMLLRIKDNTISGKIAKVVFEAMANGEGSADEIIDKRGLKQVTDTGAISAVLDEMLAANAEQVEQYRAADEAKRGKMFGFFVGQAMKASKGKANPQQVNELLKSKLEG; translated from the coding sequence ATGCAATGGGAAGTCGTGATCGGGCTGGAGATTCACACCCAGCTCACCACCCGGTCGAAAATCTTTTCCGGTAGTTCCACCACGTTCGGTTCCGAGCCGAACACCCAGGCCAGCCTGATCGACCTGGGCATGCCCGGCGTGCTGCCGGTGCTGAACCAGGAAGCGGTGCGCATGGCGGTGATGTTCGGTCTGGCGATTGACGCCGAGATCGGCCAGCACAACGTGTTCGCCCGTAAAAACTATTTCTACCCGGACTTGCCGAAGGGATACCAGATCAGCCAGATGGAATTGCCGATCGTCGGCAAGGGCCACCTGGACATCGCCCTCGAAGACGGCACGGTCAAACGCGTCGGCATCACCCGCGCGCATTTGGAAGAAGACGCCGGCAAGAGCCTGCACGAAGAGTTCAGCGGCGCCAGTGGCATCGACCTGAACCGTGCCGGCACGCCGTTGCTGGAAATCGTCTCCGAACCGGACATGCGCAGCGCCAAGGAAGCCGTGGCTTACGTCAAGGCGGTTCACGCGCTGGTCCGTTACCTGGGCATTTGCGACGGCAACATGGCCGAAGGCTCGCTGCGTTGCGACTGCAACGTGTCGATCCGTCCGAAAGGCCAGGTCGAGTTCGGCACCCGCTGCGAGATCAAGAACGTCAACTCGTTCCGCTTCATCGAGAAGGCGATCAACAGCGAAATCCAGCGTCAGATCGAACTGATCGAAGACGGCGGAAAAGTGATCCAGCAGACCCGCCTGTACGATCCGAACAAGGACGAAACCCGTCCGATGCGCAGCAAAGAGGAAGCCAACGACTACCGTTACTTCCCCGATCCGGACCTGTTGCCGGTGGTCATCGAGAACTCGTTCCTCGACGACGTGCGCGCCACCCTGCCGGAATTGCCACCGCAAAAGCGCGAGCGTTTCCAGGAGCAGTTCGGTCTGTCGGTCTACGACGCCAGCGTGCTGGCCACCAGCCGTGAGCAAGCCGATTACTTCGAGAAAGTCGCAAGCATTGGCGGCGACGCCAAACTGGCGGCGAACTGGGTGATGGTCGAGTTGGGCAGCCTGCTCAACAAGCAAGGCCTGGACATCGAAGAGTCGCCGGTTTCCGCAGAGCTTCTGGGCGGCATGCTGTTGCGCATCAAGGACAACACCATCTCCGGCAAAATCGCCAAGGTCGTGTTTGAAGCGATGGCCAACGGCGAAGGCAGCGCGGACGAGATCATCGACAAGCGCGGCCTCAAGCAAGTGACCGACACCGGCGCGATCTCGGCGGTGCTGGACGAAATGCTCGCGGCCAACGCCGAGCAGGTCGAACAATACCGTGCGGCAGACGAAGCCAAGCGCGGCAAGATGTTCGGCTTCTTCGTCGGCCAGGCCATGAAAGCCTCCAAAGGCAAGGCCAACCCGCAACAGGTGAACGAATTGCTGAAAAGCAAGCTCGAAGGCTGA